A single region of the Schizosaccharomyces osmophilus chromosome 3, complete sequence genome encodes:
- a CDS encoding short-chain type dehydrogenase/reductase: MNSTMSNNSLPLENKVAIVTGGSRGIGAGIAETLASRGAKVAITFTSESSKDATEQLVKKIKDFGTSADAITIQADLRNVASAKLIVDTTVKAFGPTIHILVNNAGIAYDRTPIGSTSVEDYNSIFDVNVRAVFFMGEAVAPHLPNKGGRIINIGSIAGRGSASRIPLYCASKAALEGFTRCWAAELGPKGHTVNQVNPGAVETDMLRGIDSSVTNAYKDMTPMENRFGQPQDIADIVGFLAEESSRWITGQTISASGGLKMY; the protein is encoded by the coding sequence ATGAACAGTACCATGTCAAATAACAGTCTTCCTCTCGAAAACAAAGTCGCCATCGTCACAGGAGGCTCCAGAGGTATCGGAGCAGGAATTGCTGAAACATTGGCAAGCCGTGGTGCCAAGGTTGCTATTACATTTACCTCTGAAAGCAGTAAAGATGCAACGGAACAATTggtgaaaaagattaaGGATTTTGGCACTTCAGCAGACGCCATCACTATTCAAGCCGACTTGCGTAACGTTGCAAGTGCTAAGCTAATCGTCGATACTACTGTCAAAGCTTTTGGTCCCACCATCCATATTCTCGTCAATAATGCCGGAATTGCATACGACCGTACTCCTATAGGAAGTACATCTGTTGAGGACTACAATAGTATCTTTGACGTAAATGTTCGAGCCGTCTTCTTCATGGGAGAAGCCGTAGCACCCCATCTCCCCAATAAAGGTGGTAGAATCATTAACATAGGAAGTATTGCAGGTAGAGGATCAGCTAGCCGAATCCCTTTGTATTGTGCAAGCAAGGCTGCTCTTGAAGGGTTCACAAGATGCTGGGCCGCTGAATTAGGTCCTAAAGGCCATACCGTCAATCAAGTCAATCCGGGTGCGGTGGAGACAGATATGCTAAGGGGAATAGATAGCTCAGTAACTAATGCGTATAAAGACATGACTCCTATGGAAAACCGCTTTGGACAGCCTCAGGATATTGCAGACATTGTAGGGTTTCTTGCTGAAGAAAGCAGCCGATGGATCACCGGACAAACAATTTCAGCTTCTGGCGGTCTCAAAATGTATTAA
- a CDS encoding hsp16-like protein, with protein sequence MSLQPFFELHPFQDVFSDFLSYSPRVQRQNRVGDLSPAIDVHEGKDTVEVDVELPGVKKQDVEVHYDEGKLTISGESVNERKSEGDKGNQRWSERRFGSFSRTITIPNKVDADRIEAQFNHGILSVVLPKIEESRSKKQIAIN encoded by the coding sequence ATGTCTCTTCAACCTTTCTTCGAGTTGCACCCTTTCCAAGACGTCTTTTCTGACTTTCTGAGTTATTCTCCTCGTGTCCAACGCCAAAATCGTGTTGGCGATTTGTCACCTGCTATCGATGTTCACGAAGGCAAAGATACCGTCGAAGTGGATGTAGAACTTCCTGGTgtcaaaaagcaagacgTTGAAGTTCATTACGACGAAGGAAAACTTACCATTTCTGGTGAATCTGTGAATGAGCGCAAGAGCGAAGGCGACAAgggaaaccaaagatggTCGGAACGTCGCTTTGGTTCCTTTTCCCGAACAATCACCATTCCAAACAAGGTAGATGCCGATCGTATTGAAGCTCAGTTCAACCACGGTATTCTAAGCGTTGTCTTGCCCAAGATTGAGGAATCCCGTTCCAAGAAGCAAATCGCCATTAACTAA
- a CDS encoding arginase protein, which yields MASSAVACGLKIKDLAFKYYDAHNDLDPPDVHENGYVNPWICPYSKVKVGRLDFVRELITQLERRSYSPALVHVGLDVLGKSCRKDNDYPSLVDFLESDLIACMNLIPKTCTPKSLTVSSFDSDAGDGDKIAQIAIRINTFVQSL from the exons ATGGCTAGCTCTGCTGTCGCGTGTGGGCTGAAAATCAAGGATTTAGCGTTCAAATACTATGATGCTCATAACGATCTTGACCCTCCTGATGTCCACGAGAACGGCTATGTTAATCCATGGATTTGTCCATACTCAAAGGTGAAAGTTGGAAGAC TGGATTTCGTCCGCGAGCTCATTACCCAACTTGAACGGCGGTCATACAGTCCGGCTCTGGTTCATGTTGGTCTGGATGTTTTAGGCAAGTCATGCAGAAAAGATAACGATTATCCATCTCTTGTTGATTTCCTTGAATCTGACTTGATCGCCTGCATGAACTTGATACCCAAGACGTGTACCCCCAAATCACTTACGGTTAGTTCGTTTGACTCCGATGCTGGTGACGGTGACAAGATTGCTCAGATTGCAATTCGCATCAATACCTTTGTCCAGTCGTTGTAA
- a CDS encoding iron/ascorbate oxidoreductase encodes MESLHLPFIDLSEQNTHFVSMKVVNACKEWGFFMVKNHGIDIEQMEGVFKISDEFFNLPIEEKEKFRFKGGELQAGYSKRMGEKLYSDDPSTKATKEFYDLARFPHSNREVISPAIRKFLPEMTLFQKQCYNLSLKLLDLIALGLELPSDFFSKYHSSTEDFIRLIKYSVPEGVEHKKDDVDTDCNFDCGTITLLIQRKEGFLQIKPPEVDIIPDWVRVSIDKDVISVNIADMLPFLTNGKLKSSIHQIKIDPQMMKGQLIAYSAIPDLDYPITRMSDEQHGKNADKTTVRKYKETRLNDSQAQHGSPT; translated from the exons ATGGAATCGTTACATTTACCCTTTATAGATCTGTCTGAGCAAAATACACACTTTGTTAGTATGAAGGTGGTCAATGCTTGTAAAGAATGGGGATTTTTCATGGTGAAAAACCACGGAATTGATATAGAACAGATGGAAGGAGTCTTTAAAATCAGCGATgagttttttaatttaccAATtgaggaaaaggaaaaattcaGGTTTAAAGGAGGAGAATTGCAAGCAGGATATTCAAAACGTATGGGTGAAAAGTTGTATTCAGATGATCCATCTACTAAAGCCACGAAGGAATTTTATGACCTAGCAAGATTTCCTCACTCAAATCGAGAAGTTATTAGCCCCGCCATCCGTAAATTCTTGCCCGAAATGACACTGTTTCAGAAACAATGCTACAATCTTTCACTAAAACTTCTTGATTTAATCGCTCTTGGATTAGAACTTCCAAGTGATTTCTTTAGCAAATACCATAGTTCTACCGAGGACTTTATTCGTCTCATAAAGTATAGCGTTCCTGAGGGAGTAGAACACAAAAAGGACGATGTGGATACTGATTGTAATTTTGATTGTGGGACAATCACCCTACttattcaaagaaaagaaggatttttACAAATCAAACCTCCAGAAGTGGATATTATACCCGATTGGGTTAGAGTTTCAATTGACAAGGATGTGATTTC AGTGAACATTGCAGATATGTTGCCCTTCTTGACCAATGGTAAGCTAAAAAGCAGCATCCATCAGATAAAAATCGATCCCCAAATGATGAAAGGACAACTAATTGCTTATTCTGCGATTCCTGACTTGGATTATCCTATAACCCGAATGTCCGATGAACAGCATGGAAAAAATGCAGACAAAACAACTGTCcgtaaatataaagaaacaaggtTGAATGACAGTCAAGCTCAGCATGGTTCACCAACGtaa
- a CDS encoding versicolorin reductase — protein MSNNSLSLENKVAIVTGGSRGIGAGIVETLANRGAKVAITFTSESSKDATEQLVKKIKDLGTSADAITIQADLRDIASAKHIVDTTVKAFGPTIHILVNNAGCGGAVKSLGTSTIEDYNDVFDVNVRAVFFMGEAVAPHLPNKGGRIINIGSILGRKGFAQFPLYCASKAAIEGFTRCWAAELGHQGHTVNQVNPGSVDTDMLREAISDEFLQVMRNETPFEHRIGLTSDISEVVGFLVEDRSQWITGQTISVSGGMTMY, from the coding sequence ATGTCGAATAACAGTCTTTCtcttgaaaacaaagtcgCCATCGTTACAGGAGGCTCCAGAGGTATCGGAGCAGGAATTGTTGAGACACTGGCGAACCGTGGTGCTAAAGTTGCAATCACATTTACCTCTGAAAGCAGTAAAGATGCAACGGAACAATTggtgaaaaagattaaGGATTTAGGCACTTCAGCAGATGCCATCACTATTCAAGCCGACTTGCGTGACATTGCAAGTGCTAAGCATATCGTCGATACTACTGTCAAAGCGTTTGGTCCCACCATCCATATTCTTGTTAATAATGCTGGATGCGGAGGTGCAGTAAAGTCACTAGGAACTTCAACCATTGAAGATTACAATGATGTCTTTGACGTAAATGTTAGAGCCGTCTTCTTCATGGGAGAAGCTGTGGCACCCCATCTCCCCAATAAAGGTGGTAGGATTATTAATATTGGAAGCATTTTAGGAAGAAAGGGTTTTGCTCAGTTTCCTTTATACTGTGCGAGTAAAGCAGCAATTGAAGGCTTCACAAGATGTTGGGCCGCTGAATTGGGCCACCAAGGGCACACGGTGAATCAAGTCAACCCCGGATCAGTCGACACGGATATGCTAAGAGAAGCGATATCGGATGAATTTTTGCAAGTGATGAGAAACGAAACTCCATTTGAGCATCGCATTGGATTAACTTCCGATATTTCTGAAGTTGTTGGGTTTCTGGTTGAAGATAGAAGTCAATGGATAACAGGGCAAACCATATCGGTTTCTGGCGGAATGACGATGTATTAA